One segment of Hallerella porci DNA contains the following:
- a CDS encoding class I tRNA ligase family protein — translation MRHFFKKGTDIELKQIVAKMSKSLKNVVNPDDVVQKYGADSLRLYEMFMDPLDAVKPWQTKGIEGMNGMRPFGQASLSPPPQLNA, via the coding sequence TTGCGCCACTTCTTCAAGAAGGGAACCGACATCGAGCTCAAGCAGATTGTGGCCAAGATGAGTAAGTCCCTCAAGAACGTGGTGAACCCGGACGATGTCGTTCAGAAATACGGCGCGGATTCGCTTCGCTTGTACGAAATGTTCATGGACCCGCTGGATGCCGTGAAGCCGTGGCAGACCAAGGGCATCGAAGGCATGAACGGTATGAGACCGTTCGGCCAAGCCTCACTCTCGCCACCGCCTCAGCTTAACGCATGA
- a CDS encoding class I tRNA ligase family protein, translating to MGDSDEAPVFVDETAPEAIEKVMHQTVIKVTSDIENMSFNTAISQLMIFNNEMMKMDKRYREPCETFVKLLHPFAPHIAEEMWSILGHNESLTNVAWPKADASKAEESSVEVVFQVNGKVRAKAQVAKDMDKAALEKLALDNDRVKEFMACKTVVKSIVVPGKLVNIVVK from the coding sequence GTGGGCGACAGCGATGAAGCCCCGGTCTTTGTGGATGAAACCGCTCCGGAAGCCATCGAAAAGGTGATGCACCAGACCGTCATCAAGGTGACAAGCGACATTGAGAACATGAGCTTCAATACCGCGATTAGCCAGCTGATGATCTTCAACAACGAAATGATGAAGATGGACAAGCGCTACCGCGAACCGTGCGAAACCTTCGTGAAGCTGTTGCACCCGTTCGCCCCGCATATCGCCGAAGAAATGTGGAGCATCCTCGGACACAACGAATCGCTCACGAACGTCGCCTGGCCCAAAGCCGACGCTTCCAAAGCCGAAGAATCCTCCGTGGAAGTCGTTTTCCAGGTAAACGGAAAAGTCCGCGCCAAAGCGCAAGTCGCCAAGGACATGGACAAGGCCGCACTCGAAAAACTTGCCCTTGATAATGACCGAGTAAAAGAATTTATGGCGTGCAAAACCGTCGTGAAGTCCATTGTCGTGCCGGGCAAGCTTGTGAACATCGTGGTGAAATAA